Proteins from a genomic interval of Paenibacillus sp. FSL H8-0048:
- a CDS encoding response regulator transcription factor, translating into MTLMLIDDDVPMLEYVEYLLGPLGLDLKLVASAYSSEDALEQFHAALPDIVIVDIGLPGMDGLELADAFRITKPEVRLIFLTCYEDFHYSKRAIQLEADDYLIKDELSPEQLKSSLAKAMSRFRSREELLERYSFRQAIERNKEVLKQSFLKQLLSGAAGQENTLEFGERLGISWKHPFLRHGFLHMDAASVTERYRYKDIPLIHSAVNNIALELSAAAEASITPIMSRDADIYLVWNVADPSLTENKLAEFMRAVQDKVEQYLKITLRGFYSESCAPVRSFDVLFKTLTDCRENNFYQPVTPVSLLEEHEDFGHTLERRGEKERGMLSLALLDQQAAWIDLAVNQWTQQASAERLLPRLVKETCGDLVRQLAFEAGGLAEEDFFTQLEQTVHIGEAASLTKRELRHLWRQHTLAPAAAEERDVRLQAVDQFLEEHVDRMVTSTDMAEHLHLNASYFSRYFKKLSGVNFTDYVNQYKMNMAITMLARPQETVENVAYTLGFSDRAYFSKVFKKYSGRNPSEYKAGPVGEDDREP; encoded by the coding sequence ATGACCCTGATGCTGATTGACGATGATGTCCCGATGCTGGAATATGTGGAATATCTGCTCGGGCCCTTGGGGCTGGATCTGAAGCTGGTGGCTTCGGCATATAGCAGTGAAGACGCACTGGAGCAGTTCCATGCAGCACTGCCGGATATTGTGATTGTGGATATCGGGCTGCCGGGGATGGACGGGCTGGAGCTGGCGGATGCCTTCCGGATCACGAAGCCGGAGGTGCGCCTGATTTTCCTGACCTGCTATGAGGATTTCCATTACTCGAAACGGGCGATTCAGCTTGAGGCGGATGATTATCTGATCAAGGATGAGCTGTCGCCTGAGCAGCTTAAGAGCAGTCTCGCCAAAGCGATGAGCCGCTTCAGGAGCCGGGAGGAACTGCTGGAGCGCTACTCTTTCCGCCAGGCGATTGAGCGCAATAAGGAAGTGCTGAAGCAGAGCTTCCTGAAGCAGCTGCTGTCGGGTGCAGCGGGCCAGGAGAACACGCTGGAGTTCGGCGAACGGTTGGGTATCTCCTGGAAGCACCCCTTTCTGCGTCATGGATTCCTTCATATGGATGCCGCATCTGTCACCGAGCGTTACCGGTACAAGGATATTCCGCTGATCCATTCAGCCGTGAACAATATTGCACTGGAGCTGTCTGCTGCTGCTGAGGCTTCCATTACACCGATTATGAGCCGGGACGCCGATATTTATCTGGTCTGGAATGTGGCGGACCCCAGCCTTACAGAGAACAAGCTGGCTGAATTCATGCGGGCGGTACAGGATAAGGTGGAGCAGTATCTGAAGATTACCCTGCGGGGGTTCTATTCGGAGTCCTGCGCACCGGTCCGCAGCTTCGATGTGTTATTCAAGACACTGACGGATTGCCGTGAAAATAACTTCTATCAGCCAGTGACGCCTGTATCTCTGCTTGAGGAGCATGAGGATTTCGGGCACACATTAGAACGGCGCGGGGAAAAGGAACGCGGCATGCTGTCCTTGGCGCTTCTTGATCAACAGGCCGCCTGGATTGATCTGGCCGTGAATCAGTGGACCCAGCAGGCTTCGGCAGAGCGGCTGCTGCCGCGGCTGGTGAAGGAGACCTGCGGGGATCTGGTGCGCCAGCTGGCCTTCGAAGCCGGAGGGCTGGCCGAGGAGGACTTCTTCACGCAGCTGGAGCAGACGGTTCATATCGGTGAGGCGGCCAGCCTGACCAAGCGGGAGCTGAGGCATCTGTGGCGGCAGCATACTCTGGCCCCCGCAGCCGCTGAGGAGAGGGATGTCCGGCTTCAGGCCGTGGACCAATTCTTGGAGGAGCATGTGGACCGGATGGTCACCTCTACCGACATGGCAGAGCATTTGCATCTGAATGCCAGCTACTTCTCCCGCTATTTCAAGAAGCTGTCCGGCGTGAACTTCACCGATTACGTGAACCAGTACAAGATGAATATGGCCATCACTATGCTGGCCCGCCCGCAGGAGACCGTCGAGAATGTCGCCTACACCCTCGGTTTCTCCGACCGGGCGTACTTCTCCAAGGTGTTCAAGAAATACAGCGGCCGGAATCCCAGCGAGTATAAGGCAGGACCGGTTGGGGAGGACGACAGGGAGCCTTAA
- a CDS encoding sensor histidine kinase has product MKWLSRFSFHRRLQYTFLILILLPFVVVTFWSYTSVRENVSEKIARSNEETLKVIGSQMEKTVDSISFVSVYFSEAYDPAVLESLRYLKNTGSFGNYGVYTHYNKLKTTANILSVQSLDADLQIMLVNREDRILIGNQNIPVFSVLPETLLKESSRLDEREKVSLQWFPYGGTPAAPDYYYAVRFITDPLNQDKLATLYVGIPSHYFRSLLDTGNVVSRLTLVDQKGRSIAVTGETAPADEGPLLVSEVRIPKVGWLLTSKTPRSSIDSHINREFLVSISLIGLFFLAFLVLSMLWAGYMNKPISLLRASVKQYVGGNRAVRIPVKGKDEVAVLSAAFNQMLEDMNGLLQQVESEQEEKRQLELQALAAQIRPHFLLNTLNSIKVDLLLSGDPAHGAMIDALMKLLRVYVHVDKPLELAEECRVLGSYVQVMQIRNRLDIAWECEVGEAEGAVMLPRLLLQPIVENAISHGFSARPDHPAIRLEAAFEQDLLRISISDNGRGMPEDKLQRLNRRLQGSEDPALWPEKGVGLVNTARRLQVLYGYRARLSAQAREDDEGMTFTLYIPVTREKEAVPLDDPDAD; this is encoded by the coding sequence ATGAAATGGTTAAGCCGTTTTTCCTTCCATCGCAGACTGCAATACACGTTCCTGATCCTGATCCTGCTGCCTTTTGTTGTCGTTACGTTCTGGTCCTATACCTCTGTGCGGGAGAATGTGAGTGAGAAGATCGCCCGTTCCAATGAGGAGACCCTGAAGGTCATCGGCAGTCAAATGGAAAAAACGGTGGACAGCATCTCGTTTGTCTCGGTGTATTTCTCTGAGGCGTATGATCCGGCCGTGCTGGAGAGTCTGCGATATCTCAAAAATACCGGGAGCTTCGGAAATTACGGAGTGTATACCCATTACAACAAGCTCAAGACCACGGCCAATATTCTGTCGGTGCAGTCCCTGGATGCCGATCTGCAGATCATGCTGGTCAACCGAGAAGACCGGATACTGATCGGCAATCAGAATATTCCGGTATTCTCTGTGCTGCCGGAGACTCTTCTTAAGGAGAGCAGCAGGCTGGATGAGCGGGAAAAAGTGTCGCTGCAATGGTTCCCCTACGGTGGCACCCCCGCTGCACCGGATTATTATTATGCCGTACGCTTCATTACCGACCCGCTGAATCAGGACAAGCTAGCCACGCTGTATGTAGGCATTCCGAGCCACTACTTCCGCAGTCTGCTCGACACGGGCAATGTGGTAAGCAGGCTCACACTGGTCGACCAGAAGGGGAGAAGCATTGCTGTCACCGGAGAAACGGCTCCTGCGGATGAAGGTCCGCTGCTGGTCAGTGAGGTCCGTATTCCCAAGGTCGGCTGGCTGCTGACCAGCAAGACGCCCCGCAGCTCCATTGACAGCCATATCAACCGGGAGTTTCTGGTATCGATCTCGCTGATTGGACTGTTCTTCCTGGCGTTCCTGGTGCTGTCCATGCTGTGGGCCGGTTATATGAACAAGCCGATCAGCCTGCTGCGGGCCAGCGTCAAGCAGTATGTCGGCGGCAACCGCGCGGTGCGGATACCCGTCAAGGGCAAGGATGAGGTGGCGGTGCTGTCGGCAGCCTTCAATCAGATGCTAGAGGATATGAACGGGCTGCTGCAGCAGGTCGAGAGTGAACAGGAGGAGAAGAGGCAGCTGGAGCTTCAGGCGCTGGCGGCGCAGATCCGGCCTCATTTTCTGCTGAATACGCTCAATTCGATCAAGGTGGATCTGCTGCTGAGCGGGGACCCGGCGCATGGGGCCATGATCGATGCGCTGATGAAGCTGCTGCGTGTGTATGTCCATGTGGATAAGCCGCTGGAGCTGGCGGAGGAATGCAGGGTGCTGGGCAGCTATGTGCAGGTGATGCAGATCCGCAACCGTCTCGATATCGCCTGGGAATGCGAGGTGGGCGAGGCGGAAGGAGCGGTGATGCTGCCCCGGCTGCTGCTGCAGCCCATTGTGGAGAATGCGATCAGCCACGGCTTCTCCGCCCGTCCGGACCATCCGGCGATCCGGCTCGAAGCAGCGTTCGAACAAGATCTGCTGCGGATCAGCATTAGCGATAACGGCCGCGGAATGCCGGAGGATAAGCTCCAGCGCCTGAACCGGCGGCTGCAAGGAAGTGAAGACCCGGCGCTCTGGCCGGAAAAAGGAGTCGGGCTGGTCAACACAGCACGCCGTCTACAGGTGTTGTACGGATATCGCGCCCGGCTGAGCGCGCAGGCAAGAGAAGACGATGAAGGCATGACGTTCACTCTATATATTCCCGTGACCCGGGAGAAGGAGGCGGTTCCCCTTGATGACCCTGATGCTGATTGA
- a CDS encoding ABC transporter substrate-binding protein gives MKKLSIMLASVVLMLSVTACGGNGGNGAGSSAATDAPGSASAEPGTGSSGTDGTAGKAKIKFYTFKADKPEEPIYQAVQAYNKAQDKVEVEYESLVQNSDSTDFMKKLDILVAGGEVVDVFMTGNEDELLERASRGVVEPLNSFFEQEKITPEDEYSKLLKLEDKVYGILPSSTQWLTVFNKDHLEAAGLTLPEMGWTWDDFRDYAKKLTTPEHYGTYFHTWGEYPNIIAYTEKPHPQLSADLKPIFDDPSFEYFFNLRRTMEKEDKSAEPYADVLASNYHVLQQFFAGNASMLAVPSYAVRAALNLEKFPHEFQSMYAPLPRSVDSKELGMTNISGGGLAMGAKSANKEASYDFIRWMSKEAYKFTKEIPSFKGVDGAELVGSFFGENTDLIDTVSLSKTLFDPNIKMPDSFSVPYGSELKAIVENGFASFILDNRSFDEVKNEMTAEVEKVVSANQK, from the coding sequence GTGAAGAAACTATCAATCATGCTCGCCAGTGTGGTGCTTATGCTCTCGGTCACTGCGTGCGGCGGAAATGGCGGGAACGGGGCGGGCAGCTCAGCGGCCACCGATGCGCCGGGGTCTGCGTCAGCCGAACCGGGTACTGGAAGCAGCGGCACAGACGGGACGGCAGGCAAAGCCAAAATTAAGTTCTACACCTTCAAAGCCGATAAGCCGGAGGAGCCGATCTACCAGGCCGTTCAGGCATATAACAAAGCTCAGGATAAAGTGGAAGTGGAGTATGAATCCCTGGTCCAGAACAGCGACAGTACGGATTTCATGAAGAAGCTGGATATTCTCGTGGCCGGTGGCGAAGTGGTCGATGTGTTTATGACCGGGAACGAGGATGAGCTGCTGGAGCGCGCTTCGCGGGGAGTTGTGGAACCGCTTAATTCTTTTTTTGAACAGGAGAAAATCACTCCCGAGGATGAATATTCCAAGCTGCTGAAGCTGGAGGACAAGGTCTACGGCATTCTGCCCAGCTCCACGCAGTGGCTGACGGTCTTCAACAAGGATCATCTGGAGGCCGCAGGGCTGACCCTGCCTGAGATGGGCTGGACCTGGGATGACTTCCGCGACTATGCCAAGAAGCTAACCACGCCTGAGCATTACGGAACCTACTTCCATACCTGGGGCGAATATCCGAACATTATCGCATACACCGAGAAGCCGCATCCGCAGCTTAGCGCGGATTTGAAGCCGATTTTCGACGATCCGTCCTTCGAGTACTTCTTCAACCTCCGCCGCACGATGGAGAAGGAAGATAAGAGCGCGGAGCCGTATGCCGATGTCTTGGCCTCGAACTACCATGTGCTGCAGCAGTTTTTTGCCGGAAATGCCAGTATGCTGGCTGTGCCGAGCTATGCCGTCCGGGCGGCGCTGAATCTGGAGAAATTCCCGCATGAGTTCCAGAGCATGTACGCCCCGCTGCCGCGTTCGGTGGACAGTAAGGAGCTGGGCATGACGAATATTTCCGGAGGCGGTCTGGCGATGGGCGCGAAATCAGCGAATAAGGAAGCCTCGTATGACTTCATCCGCTGGATGTCGAAGGAAGCCTACAAGTTCACCAAAGAGATTCCTTCGTTCAAGGGCGTGGACGGAGCGGAGCTGGTAGGCAGCTTTTTCGGGGAAAATACAGACCTGATCGATACCGTCTCCCTCTCCAAGACGCTGTTCGATCCGAATATTAAAATGCCTGACTCCTTCAGCGTGCCGTACGGCAGCGAACTGAAAGCGATTGTGGAGAACGGCTTCGCCAGCTTCATTCTGGATAACCGCAGCTTCGATGAGGTCAAGAATGAGATGACAGCGGAAGTCGAGAAGGTAGTTTCTGCCAATCAGAAATAA
- a CDS encoding carbohydrate ABC transporter permease, whose translation MTMKKLKPGNLIFTVLFALCSVFFLMPLVWMLSAASKTEKEVWTFPIQWIPTDWNLVANFKAVWMGDVAFGLFYMNSLKIALISTLATIIISAMAGYALAKLDFKGRALIFTLMLAFMMIPEQATLVPRYIMIKELGLYDSHAALILMGMFSSYFTFLLRQFMIGIHNDMLEAAELDGAGFFRIFWSVVLPLSRPILATVGIIKFIWTWNDYQGPLIMLNSTKLYTIPLGMQFFKEEFGTQISVMMMASVAAILPLLVLFLILQKQVINGIAIGGVKG comes from the coding sequence ATGACAATGAAAAAGCTTAAGCCCGGCAATCTGATCTTCACGGTCCTGTTCGCCCTGTGCTCGGTATTCTTCCTGATGCCGCTGGTGTGGATGCTGTCGGCCGCCTCGAAGACGGAGAAGGAGGTCTGGACCTTCCCGATTCAGTGGATTCCCACCGACTGGAATCTGGTCGCCAACTTCAAGGCCGTGTGGATGGGCGATGTCGCGTTTGGATTATTCTATATGAACTCGCTCAAAATCGCCCTGATCTCCACCCTGGCGACCATCATCATCTCAGCCATGGCCGGGTATGCACTTGCCAAGCTGGATTTCAAGGGCCGGGCGCTGATCTTCACCCTGATGCTGGCGTTCATGATGATTCCCGAGCAGGCCACGCTTGTTCCGCGCTATATTATGATTAAGGAGCTCGGCCTCTACGACTCCCATGCTGCGCTGATCCTTATGGGCATGTTCTCCAGCTACTTCACCTTCCTGCTGCGCCAGTTCATGATCGGCATTCATAATGATATGCTGGAAGCGGCTGAGCTGGACGGTGCCGGGTTCTTCCGCATCTTCTGGAGTGTCGTGCTGCCGCTGAGCCGCCCGATTCTGGCGACGGTTGGGATCATCAAGTTCATCTGGACCTGGAATGATTACCAGGGGCCGCTGATTATGCTGAACTCGACCAAGCTGTACACCATTCCACTGGGGATGCAGTTCTTCAAGGAGGAATTCGGCACGCAGATCTCCGTCATGATGATGGCCTCCGTGGCTGCGATTCTGCCGCTGCTGGTCCTGTTCCTGATCCTCCAGAAGCAAGTCATCAACGGGATTGCCATTGGAGGCGTCAAAGGGTAA
- a CDS encoding carbohydrate ABC transporter permease produces MSESAVTRKTAKPAAGTYWTRKRREQLAGWLFIAPEVIGMLVIAVFPLLFSLFLSLTEWNLVGGLSAINFVGFDNFIELFRDNRFLLALKNNVLFTVGTVPVTMLLGVVLSALIHKKLYAKTFFKVAFFVPYICSTVAIAAVWQALYHPSKGPVNQILMQLGVSEPPRWLVDTSFSLIAIMIIYVWQLLGYQMIIFLAGMTNIPEELYEAATIDGASGIGQFRRITLPLLGPTTFFLAITSTISSFKIFDMIKFLTSGGPNYSSTVIVYQIYEEGFERFKMGYASAMSWVLFLIIMLVTSITWMTQNRKVHY; encoded by the coding sequence ATGAGTGAATCTGCGGTTACCCGGAAAACGGCCAAGCCCGCAGCCGGCACGTATTGGACGCGCAAGAGACGGGAGCAGCTCGCCGGATGGCTGTTCATTGCGCCGGAGGTGATCGGGATGCTGGTCATCGCGGTGTTCCCGCTGCTGTTCAGCCTGTTTCTCAGCCTGACGGAGTGGAACCTGGTCGGCGGCTTGTCGGCGATCAACTTCGTTGGCTTCGATAACTTTATCGAGCTGTTCAGGGACAACCGCTTCCTGCTGGCCCTGAAGAATAATGTGCTGTTCACGGTCGGTACGGTGCCGGTTACGATGCTGCTGGGTGTAGTGCTCTCGGCGCTGATCCATAAGAAGCTTTATGCCAAGACGTTTTTCAAGGTCGCCTTCTTTGTACCGTATATCTGTTCCACCGTGGCGATCGCGGCAGTCTGGCAGGCACTCTACCATCCGTCCAAGGGGCCGGTCAATCAGATCCTGATGCAGCTCGGGGTATCCGAACCGCCGCGCTGGCTGGTTGATACCAGCTTCTCGCTGATTGCGATTATGATTATTTATGTCTGGCAGCTGCTGGGCTACCAGATGATTATTTTCCTGGCGGGGATGACGAACATTCCCGAGGAACTGTACGAAGCGGCGACGATTGACGGAGCCAGCGGGATCGGACAATTCCGGCGGATTACGCTGCCGCTGCTGGGGCCGACTACCTTTTTCCTGGCAATCACGAGCACGATCTCTTCCTTCAAAATCTTCGACATGATCAAGTTCCTGACCAGCGGCGGTCCCAACTATTCCAGTACTGTTATCGTGTACCAAATTTATGAGGAAGGCTTCGAGCGCTTCAAAATGGGCTACGCCTCCGCGATGTCCTGGGTGCTGTTCCTGATCATTATGCTGGTCACCTCCATTACCTGGATGACTCAGAACCGTAAAGTCCATTACTAG
- a CDS encoding M14 family metallopeptidase produces MQQYIARRGDTVSRIAARHGLTPEHVIQGNPWAGSQPYLYPGQVLFLPSAPRKRYMVQAGDDALSIAALFGVGVDELEMLNPGVSSGRICLPGKVLVIPALTRGTEVYLRGEYGPAEIEADAARLAARYSCVSSEVIGHSVLSKPLRLLRIGSGPRHLHVNAALHANEWLTAPCLMRFLEEYAAAYTSGVDWHGRQPADWHRDWTLWAVPMANPDGVELVQEGVLADNPYYRELMAWNCGRRSFRHWKANIRGVDLGDQFPAHWEEERDRRQVPGPAPRDYSGPAPLSEPEAAALAALAERVPGDAAVSLHSQGAEIYWNYRGYEPPESRDWAAQLAAASGYRAVELTGSDAGYKDWFIERFRKPGFTVELGVGKNPLPVADFEDMALDTGLILSAILSNLK; encoded by the coding sequence ATGCAGCAATACATTGCCCGCAGGGGAGATACCGTAAGCCGTATCGCCGCAAGGCACGGATTAACACCAGAGCATGTCATACAGGGGAATCCATGGGCTGGCAGCCAGCCCTATTTATATCCGGGACAGGTACTGTTTCTGCCATCTGCCCCGCGCAAGCGGTATATGGTGCAGGCGGGGGACGATGCGCTTAGCATTGCGGCCTTGTTCGGGGTGGGCGTAGATGAACTGGAGATGCTGAATCCCGGGGTAAGCTCGGGACGCATCTGCCTGCCGGGCAAGGTGCTGGTGATTCCGGCGCTCACCCGGGGGACAGAGGTCTATCTGCGCGGGGAATACGGACCGGCTGAGATAGAGGCGGATGCTGCAAGGCTTGCGGCCCGCTATTCTTGTGTCAGCAGCGAAGTTATAGGCCACAGTGTACTCAGCAAGCCGCTCCGCCTGCTGCGGATCGGCAGCGGCCCGCGCCACCTGCATGTGAATGCCGCGCTGCATGCCAACGAGTGGCTGACGGCCCCTTGTCTGATGCGCTTCCTGGAAGAATATGCCGCTGCCTATACGTCTGGTGTGGACTGGCACGGACGTCAGCCTGCGGACTGGCACCGGGACTGGACGCTCTGGGCTGTGCCCATGGCGAATCCCGACGGTGTTGAGCTGGTGCAGGAAGGGGTTCTCGCGGATAATCCTTATTACCGGGAGTTGATGGCGTGGAACTGCGGCAGGCGCAGCTTCCGGCACTGGAAGGCGAACATCCGCGGCGTCGATCTGGGGGACCAGTTCCCCGCACACTGGGAAGAGGAACGTGACCGGCGGCAGGTGCCCGGACCGGCTCCGCGCGATTACAGCGGACCGGCACCGCTCAGTGAGCCGGAAGCGGCGGCGCTGGCGGCACTGGCTGAGCGGGTTCCGGGCGATGCGGCCGTCTCGCTGCACAGCCAGGGAGCTGAGATCTACTGGAACTACCGGGGCTATGAGCCGCCGGAGAGCAGGGATTGGGCGGCCCAGCTGGCAGCAGCCAGCGGCTACCGGGCGGTGGAGCTGACCGGCAGCGATGCCGGCTACAAGGACTGGTTCATCGAGCGCTTCCGCAAGCCGGGCTTCACCGTCGAGCTGGGAGTGGGCAAGAATCCGCTGCCCGTGGCTGATTTTGAGGATATGGCGCTGGACACAGGCCTAATTCTCAGTGCGATTCTGTCAAATTTGAAATAA
- the racE gene encoding glutamate racemase — MQQAIAILDSGVGGLTVVKEVMRQLPREKIIYFGDTARAPYGPRSTEEVKLFTEQIVDYLIQFNPKMIVIACNTATAAALDYISAKVAIPVIGVIHPGARAAISASKSGQVGVIGTIGTITSGAYTAALKQLSPFVQVVSQACPALVPYVEQGLFRSEESHLAVAESLNGMKYEPIDTLILGCTHYPFLVEPIGKVMGPGVKLISSADETAREISTILYDKGQLARGDESPIHQFFCSGDAEIFQRIARDWLGEQISRTPVVWQVSTL; from the coding sequence GTGCAGCAGGCAATAGCAATATTAGACTCAGGTGTAGGAGGATTGACCGTTGTCAAGGAAGTGATGCGACAGCTCCCCCGGGAGAAAATCATCTATTTCGGCGATACGGCAAGAGCCCCGTACGGACCCCGTTCCACTGAGGAAGTGAAATTGTTCACTGAACAAATCGTGGACTACTTAATTCAATTTAATCCTAAAATGATCGTCATTGCTTGCAACACAGCAACAGCAGCAGCTCTTGATTATATCTCCGCCAAGGTAGCCATTCCTGTGATCGGAGTCATTCACCCCGGTGCCCGCGCTGCCATCAGCGCCTCCAAGAGCGGACAGGTCGGCGTGATCGGGACCATCGGTACGATTACAAGCGGTGCCTATACGGCGGCGCTGAAGCAGCTGTCCCCCTTCGTTCAGGTGGTCAGCCAAGCTTGTCCGGCGCTTGTGCCCTACGTGGAGCAGGGGCTATTTCGCTCGGAGGAGAGCCATCTGGCGGTGGCTGAATCACTGAACGGCATGAAGTACGAGCCGATTGACACGCTGATTCTCGGCTGCACGCATTATCCGTTCCTGGTCGAGCCGATCGGCAAGGTAATGGGACCCGGCGTCAAGCTGATTAGCTCGGCGGATGAGACCGCGCGGGAGATCAGCACCATCCTCTATGATAAGGGCCAGCTGGCACGCGGGGATGAGAGTCCGATTCACCAGTTCTTTTGCAGTGGAGATGCGGAGATCTTCCAGCGGATCGCCCGGGACTGGCTGGGCGAGCAGATCAGCCGGACGCCTGTCGTCTGGCAAGTATCCACTCTGTAG
- a CDS encoding YtxH domain-containing protein, with amino-acid sequence MKKDNKSLLWGVIAGSIVGSVTALLFAPKPGKELRKDIAEGTTEAVDKVQVIAGQASEKTTEIYGKAKEAVVSVAHEVKEWSKSAKCAVEEADVATVSGIAEQAVEVTDAVEAVKDEIAAYEAAEQAAVADAEIEAVTGTDAAVAEAIEDGKTAGKLS; translated from the coding sequence ATGAAAAAAGATAACAAAAGCTTGCTCTGGGGCGTCATTGCCGGCAGTATTGTAGGATCGGTGACAGCGCTGCTGTTCGCCCCTAAGCCGGGTAAGGAGCTGCGCAAGGATATTGCCGAAGGCACAACGGAAGCGGTGGATAAGGTTCAGGTGATTGCCGGCCAGGCCAGTGAGAAGACTACAGAGATCTACGGTAAGGCCAAAGAAGCGGTAGTCTCGGTGGCGCATGAGGTGAAGGAATGGAGCAAGTCCGCTAAATGTGCCGTGGAAGAAGCCGATGTAGCCACAGTAAGCGGTATTGCTGAGCAGGCTGTAGAGGTCACAGATGCAGTGGAAGCTGTAAAAGACGAGATCGCTGCTTATGAAGCTGCGGAGCAAGCCGCCGTGGCTGACGCTGAGATCGAAGCTGTGACCGGTACGGATGCGGCAGTAGCTGAAGCTATCGAGGATGGCAAGACCGCAGGGAAGCTGTCGTAA
- a CDS encoding helix-turn-helix transcriptional regulator: MAKKSQESGSTRRMIMTLLKMRGPLTISALAEELGITEMGVRRHVLQLEQESLVRTKVVRQAMGRPMHVYSLTERAEDHFPKSYHNLALELLRELDHGSGTDAVNMLFEGRKRRMLAQYSPMMKSRELEERVAELSTIQNAGGYMAEWSKEEDGSYTLREYNCPIRQVATQYRKACQCEQHLFEELLEAKVTRSECMAEGGQCCRYAITPNPKQKTSEIKG; this comes from the coding sequence ATGGCGAAGAAGAGTCAGGAGAGCGGTTCAACCCGGCGGATGATTATGACACTGCTGAAGATGAGAGGTCCGCTGACAATCAGCGCTCTTGCTGAGGAATTGGGAATTACCGAGATGGGTGTCCGCCGCCATGTGCTTCAGCTGGAGCAGGAGTCACTGGTGAGAACCAAGGTCGTGCGCCAGGCTATGGGACGTCCGATGCATGTATATTCGCTTACCGAGCGGGCGGAGGATCATTTTCCCAAAAGCTATCACAATCTGGCGCTGGAGCTGCTGCGGGAGCTGGACCACGGGAGCGGGACGGATGCGGTCAATATGCTGTTCGAGGGCCGTAAGCGGCGGATGCTTGCCCAGTATAGCCCTATGATGAAGAGCCGTGAGCTGGAGGAGCGGGTTGCGGAGCTGTCAACGATTCAGAATGCCGGGGGCTACATGGCGGAGTGGAGCAAGGAAGAGGACGGCTCCTACACACTGCGGGAGTATAATTGTCCCATCCGTCAGGTGGCTACCCAGTACCGCAAGGCCTGCCAGTGCGAGCAGCATTTGTTCGAGGAGCTGCTGGAGGCGAAGGTGACACGCAGTGAGTGTATGGCGGAGGGCGGCCAATGCTGCCGGTATGCGATCACGCCGAATCCCAAGCAGAAAACTTCCGAAATCAAGGGCTGA
- a CDS encoding DUF86 domain-containing protein: MYYVNRKQIEVILEQIPDLNEGLAYAASSWDGSTLLGLVQERCLHLAVEVVTDVGSCLIDGFIMRDAGSYEDIISIIHEEKVLGDSGIYEDLTSLVALRKPLVQDYFVWERKELHPMTLTLPDILEKFASEVRRYLDQELGSGVTG, encoded by the coding sequence GTGTATTATGTCAACCGGAAGCAAATAGAAGTTATTCTTGAACAGATCCCGGATCTTAACGAAGGTCTAGCGTATGCAGCTTCTTCCTGGGACGGCAGTACGCTGCTGGGTCTGGTGCAGGAACGGTGCTTACATCTGGCCGTTGAAGTCGTGACGGATGTGGGCAGCTGTCTGATTGACGGGTTCATTATGCGTGATGCCGGAAGCTACGAGGATATTATATCTATTATTCATGAGGAAAAGGTGCTGGGAGACAGCGGGATCTACGAGGATCTGACTTCGCTTGTGGCCTTGCGCAAGCCGCTGGTTCAGGATTATTTTGTGTGGGAACGCAAAGAATTGCACCCCATGACCCTGACGCTGCCGGATATTCTGGAGAAATTCGCCAGCGAGGTGCGCAGGTATCTGGATCAGGAGCTGGGCAGCGGGGTCACGGGCTAA
- a CDS encoding Dabb family protein → MIKHIVFFKLKDRSRDKVAETVAVLRNMEGRIPQLLSIEVGADLIHSERSFDIALVTVVASMEDLQAYQVHPAHKEVIAHINEVKELSVAVDYEI, encoded by the coding sequence ATGATCAAGCATATTGTTTTCTTCAAATTAAAGGACCGGTCCCGAGACAAGGTCGCAGAGACGGTTGCAGTCCTCCGTAATATGGAAGGAAGAATTCCGCAGCTGCTGTCCATTGAAGTCGGGGCCGATCTGATTCACTCGGAGCGTTCGTTCGATATCGCCCTGGTCACGGTTGTGGCCTCGATGGAGGATCTACAGGCGTATCAGGTGCATCCGGCCCACAAGGAAGTCATTGCCCATATCAATGAAGTTAAGGAACTGTCGGTAGCGGTCGATTACGAGATCTGA